A portion of the Vanessa atalanta chromosome 14, ilVanAtal1.2, whole genome shotgun sequence genome contains these proteins:
- the LOC125068978 gene encoding altered inheritance of mitochondria protein 3-like produces the protein MFLLKIAPIFLLALTVAAEKKIELQDIEEDNLRSEKEKQYEKSEGQQQGYGASAPGLVPLDYLKNNFVQYFNPTQAPQQNRYVHQYAVTEQPERPPVTPKPQYGTPTQQAMVGYLSNVPMQIYLVPQYYNEPTEQAAHPRPEVQLPAPAVTQVSYQEPQNVQQHTGYIQVPTYVTPTSKTYLQPYNAPVSYYSYTQPTIAPAQASVTPVLAYQMPVVHYPTAISAPPPKDYYQSHQYIDTNSVDESQNNDLNNPKSYPSHFEEPLPKPSGSGYPRYYNSRTPIRDEYRHPIELPSPSPLLLKAPPAHLAHIPKALPFYRPSTKPVYQTGGGYISSTFTPRPNENYAIPLKRRPTSLLDSYIPSSIQIEYMKRGYTKDSLSAYEALSSGRHLSQLPQSSVIPRHYERGFLPNQMYHTAAGGITYGHHKRAPKLDKVSQK, from the coding sequence ATAGCACCAATTTTTCTACTGGCTCTCACAGTTGCAGCTGAGAAAAAGATAGAATTACAGGATATAGAAGAAGATAATTTAAGAAGTGAAAAGGAAAAACAATACGAGAAGTCAGAAGGACAACAGCAAGGTTATGGTGCTTCAGCTCCTGGCTTAGTACCACTTGACTAtctcaaaaataatttcgtcCAATACTTTAACCCAACTCAAGCGCCACAGCAAAATCGTTATGTACATCAATACGCTGTTACTGAACAGCCAGAAAGACCACCCGTTACTCCGAAACCTCAATATGGAACACCAACACAGCAAGCGATGGTTGGGTATTTGTCAAATGTACCAATGCAAATTTATTTGGTTCCTCAATACTACAATGAACCTACAGAGCAAGCGGCGCATCCTCGACCTGAAGTTCAACTACCTGCACCAGCTGTCACTCAAGTGTCTTATCAGGAACCACAAAATGTCCAACAGCACACTGGTTACATTCAAGTGCCTACTTATGTGACACCAACGAGTAAAACATATCTACAGCCATACAATGCTCCTGTATCGTATTATAGTTACACTCAGCCGACAATAGCACCGGCTCAGGCCTCTGTTACACCAGTTTTGGCATATCAAATGCCAGTTGTTCACTATCCCACTGCTATATCTGCACCACCACCAAAGGATTATTACCAAAGTCATCAATACATAGACACAAATTCAGTTGATGAAAGtcaaaataacgatttaaataatCCTAAGTCATATCCTAGTCACTTTGAAGAACCATTACCAAAACCTTCGGGTTCAGGGTATCCAAGGTACTACAATTCTCGGACGCCTATTAGAGATGAATACAGACATCCTATAGAACTGCCGAGTCCAAGCCCACTACTTTTGAAGGCCCCACCGGCACATTTAGCACATATTCCAAAAGCTTTGCCATTTTATCGTCCTTCAACGAAACCCGTTTACCAAACTGGAGGAGGATATATATCGAGTACGTTTACTCCTAGACCGAATGAAAATTACGCGATTCCTTTAAAAAGACGCCCGACATCATTATTGGATTCTTATATACCGTCTAGTATTCAGATAGAATATATGAAAAGAGGTTATACTAAAGATTCATTATCCGCTTACGAAGCGTTATCAAGTGGCAGACATTTGTCCCAGTTGCCGCAGTCGTCTGTTATTCCGAGACATTACGAGCGAGGATTTCTACCGAATCAGATGTACCATACGGCCGCAGGTGGTATAACATATGGACATCACAAAAGAGCTCCAAAACTGGATAAAGTTTCACAAAAATAG
- the LOC125068980 gene encoding uncharacterized protein LOC125068980, whose protein sequence is MPHLEEESENIHDTSVSIHARCVIDLIRMAVCFCLALTAAIAAPDPKKFKNESNVKDKKADALTNDEKNFLREVEEKFGVKSDVPVESEKKEPETKVEGNNKENSSSQQKPPFPAVIAIEIVNDTDSKSKGKRTIDANLGYGYKTNNGYSYTYFGKSNQDKGKFMIYPYSQEDLPANQNSYDSKYSSLSSSKYSSSSTNVEIQPSQAYELVPLKDEQNSYEYKKPAVEFKDNYEKTLETPSIGYSSGKAAQTLYTTYNGQEFSGLSGQFPTVMPNYFINPTQLLNNPYYQNAGLTQDHLRTQNSYLNQNKGIVPVLVLRVPSSYLKNPTAELYPDLPKNYPLSQHLNSVNLQELVNQYFKKNGFSSAPQIMSYQSQSISAPETRPQHYSSPYVKPTYTQADYSGIQYSAVKPVMARYPLTYTQQKYLVSQPQSLYQSSVSQQHYQRQQQPQQQYEYEYRYVPQTEVKMRSYYIQPQYQQNQQSGSNSNEYQQYDQSVSQQKPNSDDSSASIEYGTPQYSSSQQAGEASVEYDTQNAAQVQPDVSQYVSANSESNGYDLTQQNVDYSKQSGSSGYDTASLPAYSTSPEYYSTQTGQKNSVSILPSKLIHTEQYQDNTGSSAPQQYVYQNEKVEDSKTYVLSENYPSKDHTIATVLPYSYNSNSKPSQSSIQTVSYVTPMPSAKYQSQFNVMVPQTVLKNPNNEKVSYVNSQSLHYLQAGQYTDSNSESDYTVSSQYVQPIASKPSYPRNYHAHPKRMVKTPMKTEASSRIPSRKTNERSEKKKSS, encoded by the exons ATGCCTCATCTTGAAGAAGAAAGTGAAAATATACATGATACAAGCGTGTCAATACACGCACGTTGCGTTATTGATCTAATTAGAATGGCT GTATGTTTTTGTCTGGCGCTGACAGCAGCTATAGCAGCTCCAGATccgaaaaaattcaaaaatgagTCTAATGTAAAGGATAAAAAGGCTGACGCTCTGACAAATgatgaaaaaaattttttgagaGAAGTTGAAGAAAAATTTGGCGTAAAATCAGATGTTCCAGTGGAGAGTGAGAAGAAAGAACCGGAAACTAAAGTGGAAggcaataataaagaaaattcatCATCACAACAAAAACCACCATTTCCAGCTGTCATTGCAATTGAAATCGTAAATGATACGGATTCAAAATCAAAAGGCAAACGTACTATCGATGCTAATCTTGGTTATGGATATAAGACTAACAATGGCTATAGTTACACTTACTTTGGTAAATCGAATCAAGACAAAggaaaatttatgatttatccTTATTCACAAGAAGATTTACCAGCAAATCAAAATTCATATGACAGTAAATATAGTTCCTTGTCAAGCTCAAAATACTCATCTTCTTCTACAAATGTTGAAATCCAGCCTTCACAGGCCTATGAATTGGTTCCTTTAAAGGACGAACAAAATTCTTATGAATACAAAAAACCTGCTGTTGAATTTAAGGATAATTACGAGAAGACTTTAGAAACACCTTCAATAGGTTACTCCAGTGGAAAAGCCGCTCAAACATTATACACAACTTACAATGGTCAAGAATTTTCAGGCTTAAGTGGACAATTCCCCACAGTGATGcctaattactttattaacccCACACAACTTCTTAATAATCCTTATTACCAGAATGCTGGTTTGACTCAAGATCATTTGCGTACTCAGAATTCGtacttaaatcaaaacaaaggaATTGTACCTGTATTAGTCTTAAGGGTCCCTAGTTCTTACTTGAAAAATCCAACAGCTGAATTGTATCCCGATTTACCAAAAAATTATCCTCTATCGCAACATTTAAATAGCGTAAACCTCCAAGAATTGGTTAATCAATATTTCAAGAAAAATGGATTCTCATCTGCCCCACAGATAATGTCTTATCAAAGCCAATCCATATCAGCGCCTGAGACCAGGCCACAACATTACTCGAGTCCTTATGTCAAACCTACATATACTCAAGCAGATTATTCTGGTATTCAATATTCTGCAGTAAAACCAGTAATGGCAAGATATCCTTTGACTTATACACAGCAAAAATATCTAGTCTCTCAACCCCAATCACTTTACCAAAGTTCAGTCTCACAACAGCATTatcaacgacaacaacaacctCAACAACAGTATGAATATGAATATCGTTACGTTCCTCAAACAGAAGTTAAAATGCGTTCTTATTATATTCAACCTCAATATCAACAGAATCAACAGTCGGGTTCAAATTCTAACGAATATCAACAGTACGATCAATCAGTATCTCAACAAAAGCCAAATTCAGATGATTCATCAGCAAGTATTGAATATGGAACCCCACAGTATTCTAGCAGCCAACAAGCTGGAGAAGCCTCAGTGGAATATGATACTCAAAATGCTGCACAGGTTCAGCCAGATGTATCTCAATATGTATCTGCAAATTCGGAAAGTAACGGTTATGACCTAACTCAACAAAACGTTGATTATTCAAAACAATCAGGATCCTCCGGATATGATACCGCGTCACTTCCTGCTTATAGTACTTCACCagaatattattcaacacaaacCGGACAGAAGAATTCCGTTTCTATACTCCCATCTAAACTGATACATACTGAACAATACCAAGACAACACTGGTTCTAGCGCACCCCAACAATATGTTTACCAAAATGAAAAAGTTGAAGATTCTAAAACATACGTTCTTTCTGAAAACTATCCCAGCAAAGATCATACAATTGCTACCGTCCTACCTTATTCTTACAATTCAAACTCAAAACCTTCGCAATCAAGTATTCAGACAGTAAGCTACGTTACTCCAATGCCTTCAGCCAAATATCAATCTCAGTTTAACGTTATGGTACCACAGACAGTTTTGAAAAATCCAAACAATGAGAAAGTGTCATATGTTAACTCTCAATCGTTGCATTATTTGCAAGCTGGTCAATACACTGATTCTAATTCTGAAAGTGATTATACTGTAAGTAGTCAATACGTACAACCAATAGCAAGTAAGCCATCATATCCTAGGAATTATCACGCGCACCCAAAAAGAATGGTAAAGACCCCAATGAAGACCGAAGCTTCATCAAGAATACCAtcaagaaaaacaaatgaaagaagCGAAAAGAAAAAGTCATCGTAA